One genomic window of Diospyros lotus cultivar Yz01 chromosome 8, ASM1463336v1, whole genome shotgun sequence includes the following:
- the LOC127808384 gene encoding E3 ubiquitin-protein ligase RMA1H1-like produces MACEDYFANEWKSIPTAARESENLSGGFDCNICLDFACDPVVTLCGHLYCWPCLYKWLHSQSTCLSSDQQPKCPVCKADISHTMVVPLYGRGHSPNQAELEDKAPSLGVAIPPRPPACGTQAPRMSASQCVQQLRYRNPYQNQQYPTQPYGSHMEDTSPPPLFSPSGSTASVGMFGEMVYARVFGNSESLYAYPNSYHLSGSSSPRLRRQEMQADKSLNRISIFLFCCVLLCLLLF; encoded by the coding sequence ATGGCCTGTGAGGATTACTTTGCCAATGAGTGGAAATCCATCCCAACGGCAGCAAGAGAGTCTGAAAATCTTTCAGGAGGCTTCGACTGCAATATCTGCTTGGATTTTGCATGTGACCCAGTAGTTACTCTCTGTGGCCACCTTTACTGTTGGCCCTGCCTCTACAAGTGGCTCCATTCCCAGAGCACTTGCCTCTCTTCGGATCAGCAGCCAAAATGCCCAGTCTGCAAAGCCGATATATCTCACACCATGGTTGTCCCACTCTATGGCCGCGGCCATAGCCCAAATCAAGCAGAGCTGGAAGACAAGGCACCATCTCTTGGTGTGGCTATACCCCCAAGGCCGCCAGCTTGTGGCACCCAAGCCCCCCGGATGAGTGCATCTCAATGTGTTCAGCAGCTTAGATATCGCAATCCTTATCAGAACCAACAATATCCCACTCAACCATATGGCAGTCACATGGAAGACACTTCGCCGCCGCCACTATTTAGTCCAAGTGGCAGTACAGCTTCTGTCGGAATGTTTGGAGAGATGGTTTATGCCAGGGTGTTTGGGAACTCGGAGAGCTTATATGCATATCCCAATTCATATCACCTTTCGGGCAGTAGCAGCCCCAGGCTGCGAAGGCAGGAGATGCAGGCGGACAAGTCCCTCAACAGAATTTCAATTTTCCTCTTCTGTTGCGTTCTTCTGTGTCTTCTCCTTTTTTGA